Proteins co-encoded in one Arachis hypogaea cultivar Tifrunner chromosome 13, arahy.Tifrunner.gnm2.J5K5, whole genome shotgun sequence genomic window:
- the LOC112792073 gene encoding protein DETOXIFICATION 16, with translation MEKEDENNVSVEPHAIQISGSNDEQVKPDDYDNDNDTTAVQVPQTKTSLVVKEVKKQLWLAGPLILVSLLNFAIQLISIMFVGHLGELALSGVSMATSFSSVTGIALMMGMASALDTFCGQSYGAGQHRMLGIHAQRAMLVLMIVCVPVSIIWANTKSILILFGQDHEISAEAGRFAQLIIPCLFAFGLLQCQTRFLQTQNIVIPMMFSSGATTVLHVVLCWVLVFKSGLGSRGAAISNCVAYWVNVLILALYIKFSPSCSQTWTGFSTEAFHGIPSFLRLAIPSAVMVCLELWSFELMVLLSGRLPNPKLQTSVLSICLNTESTLWMVPFGLSGAISTRVSNELGAGNPWAARLAVRVVLVMAIIEGTLVATVMISIRNLWGYVYSNDVQVVRHVALMLPILAASIFLDGLQCVLSGIVRGCGWQKIGAFINLGSYYLVGVPCAIVLAFVLHSGAKGLWLGIICALILQALGLIIITARTDWEREAEEATKRVNDSITPDVS, from the exons aTGGAGAAAGAAGATGAGAATAATGTTTCTGTGGAGCCTCACGCTATTCAGATATCCGGGTCAAATGATGAACAAGTCAAACCTGATGATTATGATAATGACAATGATACAACAGCAGTACAAGTACCGCAAACCAAGACAAGTTTGGTGGTAAAAGAAGTGAAGAAGCAACTATGGCTGGCAGGGCCTTTGATATTAGTGTCTCTTCTCAATTTTGCAATCCAGCTTATATCTATAATGTTTGTGGGTCATCTCGGCGAGTTGGCTCTTTCCGGCGTTTCCATGGCCACATCCTTTTCTTCTGTCACTGGCATTGCCTTAATG ATGGGAATGGCAAGTGCCTTAGATACATTTTGTGGCCAATCATATGGAGCAGGGCAGCATCGCATGTTAGGCATACACGCACAAAGAGCCATGCTTGTTCTTATGATCGTATGCGTGCCCGTTTCCATTATTTGGGCAAACACAAAATCCATTTTGATTTTATTTGGCCAAGATCATGAAATCTCTGCAGAAGCGGGAAGATTTGCTCAGTTAATTATTCCATGTCTTTTCGCCTTTGGTCTTCTTCAATGTCAGACTAGATTTTTACAGACACAGAACATTGTAATTCCGATGATGTTCAGTTCTGGGGCAACTACTGTACTACATGTTGTTTTGTGTTGGGTGTTGGTGTTCAAATCTGGATTAGGGAGCAGAGGAGCTGCCATATCAAATTGTGTAGCTTATTGGGTGAATGTATTGATACTCGCTCTCTATATCAAGTTTTCTCCTTCATGTTCACAAACTTGGACTGGCTTTTCAACGGAGGCATTCCATGGCATCCCTTCTTTCTTGAGACTTGCTATTCCTTCTGCTGTTATGGTTTG CTTAGAACTGTGGTCATTTGAATTGATGGTTCTCTTGTCGGGTCGTCTTCCAAATCCAAAGTTGCAAACATCAGTGCTTTCTATTTG TTTGAATACAGAATCAACTCTTTGGATGGTCCCTTTTGGATTAAGTGGAGCTATAAG CACTCGTGTATCTAATGAACTTGGAGCTGGTAATCCTTGGGCTGCACGCTTAGCAGTTCGTGTAGTGTTAGTAATGGCCATTATTGAGGGTACCCTGGTTGCAACCGTGATGATAAGTATACGCAATCTTTGGGGCTATGTTTACAGTAACGATGTACAAGTGGTTCGACACGTGGCACTCATGCTGCCAATCCTCGCAGCATCCATTTTCTTGGACGGACTCCAGTGTGTTCTTTCAGGCATTGTTAGAGGATGCGGTTGGCAGAAAATTGGTGCCTTTATTAATTTAGGGTCTTATTATTTAGTTGGGGTTCCGTGCGCTATTGTGTTAGCTTTTGTTTTGCATAGTGGAGCAAAG GGACTGTGGCTTGGAATCATATGTGCCCTTATTCTTCAAGCACTTGGTCTGATCATCATAACTGCACGTACTGATTGGGAGCGAGAG GCAGAGGAAGCTACTAAAAGAGTCAATGATTCAATAACACCAGACGTCTCTTGA